A genomic region of Myxosarcina sp. GI1 contains the following coding sequences:
- the dusA gene encoding tRNA dihydrouridine(20/20a) synthase DusA: MMSQLDRIKCPLSIAPMMDRTDRHFRYLIRLITRRTVLYTEMITTAAITHGDRHKLLDFSTEEKPLVLQLGGDNPQELAECAKIGADWGYDAINLNVGCPSSRVQNGNFGACLMAKPELVAAGVAAMQKATNIPVTVKHRIGIDERDRYEDMKEFVRIVSEAGCQHFSVHARKAWLQGLSPKENRDVPPLRYEDVYRLKQEFPQLFIEINGGITTMAQIKEHLQSVDGVMVGRAAYDNPYLFVTADRDIYGENTKIPTRHQVVEAMLPYIDRCLSQGVRLNSITRHMLQLFAGQPGTKAWKRYLSERVHLAGSNSVTISAALAKVPVKI; encoded by the coding sequence ATGATGAGTCAATTGGATCGAATTAAGTGTCCTCTTAGTATTGCGCCGATGATGGATCGCACCGACCGTCATTTTCGCTATTTAATACGCTTAATTACCCGTCGTACCGTACTTTACACCGAAATGATTACGACGGCGGCAATTACTCATGGCGATCGCCACAAGCTATTGGATTTTTCCACCGAAGAAAAACCTTTAGTTTTACAGCTTGGGGGAGATAACCCACAAGAGTTAGCCGAGTGCGCCAAGATTGGAGCAGATTGGGGTTATGATGCGATTAATCTTAATGTTGGCTGTCCTAGTTCTAGAGTCCAAAACGGCAACTTTGGTGCTTGTTTGATGGCGAAACCAGAATTAGTCGCTGCTGGAGTAGCAGCGATGCAAAAAGCGACAAACATACCCGTAACTGTAAAACATCGTATCGGTATTGACGAGCGCGATCGCTACGAAGATATGAAAGAATTCGTCAGAATTGTCTCCGAAGCAGGCTGCCAGCATTTTAGCGTTCATGCTCGTAAAGCGTGGCTACAAGGTTTGAGTCCCAAAGAAAACCGCGATGTCCCCCCCTTGCGCTACGAAGATGTTTACCGACTTAAACAGGAATTTCCCCAGCTATTTATCGAAATCAACGGGGGAATTACGACAATGGCACAAATTAAAGAGCATTTGCAGTCTGTAGACGGGGTAATGGTCGGACGTGCTGCTTATGACAACCCCTATCTTTTTGTTACCGCAGACAGAGACATATATGGCGAAAATACTAAAATACCTACTCGCCATCAGGTTGTCGAAGCTATGCTTCCCTATATCGATCGCTGCTTAAGCCAAGGAGTCAGACTAAATTCAATTACCCGTCACATGCTACAGCTATTTGCAGGACAGCCAGGAACTAAAGCCTGGAAACGCTATCTTAGCGAACGAGTTCATTTAGCTGGATCGAATTCTGTAACGATTAGTGCGGCTTTGGCAAAAGTGCCAGTTAAGATTTAA
- the nusB gene encoding transcription antitermination factor NusB: MPLRKQPRSVARELALLSISQIKTNTNKLETEDLNNLVLAAIRTLTTEVRETLETATAEVKRGDERLLNSQTRASDLERARAMLSEALKLSQSAINRLGVAAELPEFIELTNQEQVREYALEIIATVRRNRQEIEKQIEAALVAWQLNRLAKIDRDLLVISVAEMLYLEVPVKVAIDEAVELAKRYSDEDGFRFINGVLRRVSDRHKQEQLTANE; encoded by the coding sequence CAACCCCGAAGTGTTGCCCGTGAATTGGCACTACTAAGCATCAGTCAAATTAAAACTAATACCAATAAACTCGAAACCGAAGATTTAAATAATTTGGTTTTGGCAGCTATTCGTACTCTGACGACAGAAGTGCGAGAGACACTGGAAACCGCAACGGCAGAAGTCAAACGCGGCGATGAGCGTCTCTTAAACAGCCAAACTCGCGCCAGCGATCTCGAACGCGCTAGAGCCATGTTGAGTGAAGCATTAAAGCTTTCTCAGTCGGCAATCAATCGTTTGGGTGTAGCGGCAGAACTACCCGAATTTATCGAACTGACCAACCAGGAACAGGTCAGAGAATATGCTTTAGAAATTATTGCTACTGTCAGACGCAATCGACAAGAAATTGAAAAACAAATTGAAGCCGCCCTGGTAGCATGGCAACTAAATCGTCTGGCAAAAATAGACCGCGACTTGTTAGTTATTTCCGTTGCCGAAATGTTGTATCTTGAAGTCCCCGTCAAAGTAGCCATCGACGAGGCAGTGGAACTAGCCAAACGCTACTCAGACGAAGATGGCTTTCGCTTTATTAATGGAGTATTGAGGAGAGTAAGCGATCGCCACAAACAGGAGCAGTTAACCGCAAATGAATGA